In Chryseobacterium gleum, a single genomic region encodes these proteins:
- the cysK gene encoding cysteine synthase A: MKFQNALETIGNTPVVKINKLFGSDHEIWIKLEKNNPGGSIKDRIGLAMIEDAEAKGLLNKDSVIIEPTSGNTGIGLALAAAVKGYKLILVMPESMSIERRKIMEAYGAEFVLTPREKGMKGAIEKANELAEETPNSWIPRQFDNPANVKVHVETTAQEILKDFPEGLDYIITGVGTGGHITGIAKVVKEKYPNVKVFAVEPELSPVLSGGSPAPHPLQGLGAGFVPSILDITLLDGVITVGKEEAYEYALNAAKKEGLFVGVSTGAALAAIAKHLPEIPPNAKILTINYDTGERYLSVEGLF, encoded by the coding sequence ATGAAATTTCAGAATGCATTAGAAACGATTGGGAATACACCCGTCGTGAAAATCAACAAACTCTTCGGTTCAGATCATGAAATCTGGATCAAACTTGAAAAAAACAATCCTGGCGGAAGCATTAAAGACAGAATCGGACTGGCGATGATTGAAGATGCAGAAGCCAAAGGATTATTAAATAAAGACAGCGTCATTATAGAGCCTACAAGCGGAAACACGGGAATAGGACTCGCTTTGGCTGCTGCCGTAAAAGGATATAAACTGATCCTTGTCATGCCCGAAAGCATGAGTATAGAACGCCGCAAGATTATGGAAGCGTACGGAGCAGAATTCGTGCTTACCCCAAGAGAAAAGGGAATGAAAGGCGCTATTGAAAAAGCCAATGAGCTCGCGGAAGAGACGCCCAACTCATGGATCCCAAGACAGTTTGACAATCCTGCGAATGTAAAAGTACATGTAGAAACCACCGCTCAGGAAATTTTAAAAGACTTTCCGGAAGGTCTGGATTACATCATTACCGGAGTAGGAACCGGAGGGCACATTACCGGAATAGCAAAAGTGGTTAAAGAAAAATATCCAAATGTAAAAGTTTTCGCCGTAGAACCGGAATTATCTCCTGTTTTAAGCGGAGGTAGCCCGGCACCACATCCATTGCAGGGATTAGGAGCAGGATTTGTTCCTTCCATTCTGGATATTACCCTTTTGGACGGAGTAATCACGGTAGGCAAAGAAGAAGCTTATGAATATGCACTTAATGCTGCTAAAAAAGAAGGTCTTTTTGTAGGAGTTTCCACAGGAGCCGCTTTAGCCGCTATCGCCAAACATTTACCGGAAATACCACCTAACGCTAAAATCCTTACCATCAATTATGATACAGGAGAAAGGTATCTCTCTGTAGAAGGACTCTTCTAA
- the cobA gene encoding uroporphyrinogen-III C-methyltransferase, with the protein MKTNIKSPKVYLIGAGPGNPELITVKAVKAIAEADVILCDRLVSSEILETYVNESTEVIYVGKECSRNASTPQSHINTLMVEYALQNKTIVRLKGGDVSIFSNILDELQALKQHHIPYEIIPGITAALGAAAFAGMPLTARGYSTSVRFLTYYKSEIVTVEYWKELALTNDTLVFYMSKGNLTPLVEKLKALQISGDKKIAVIEQATTPFQKVYTSSFDDFNEKFGDKTFASPSLVVVGKIVNLHEEFSWLENAEQEGLYFKSVENGSLIPTTQNFFEYAV; encoded by the coding sequence ATGAAAACAAATATAAAATCACCAAAGGTTTACCTTATCGGTGCAGGGCCCGGCAACCCTGAACTGATCACAGTAAAAGCAGTAAAAGCAATTGCAGAAGCAGATGTCATTTTATGCGACCGTCTTGTAAGTTCCGAGATTCTGGAAACCTATGTTAATGAAAGCACAGAAGTCATTTATGTAGGAAAAGAATGCAGCAGAAATGCTTCCACCCCTCAATCTCATATCAATACTTTGATGGTAGAATATGCCCTTCAGAATAAAACTATTGTAAGGCTGAAAGGAGGAGATGTTTCCATATTCTCGAATATTCTGGATGAGTTACAGGCTTTAAAACAACATCATATTCCTTACGAAATTATTCCGGGAATTACAGCCGCTTTAGGAGCAGCAGCGTTTGCAGGCATGCCTTTAACGGCAAGAGGTTATTCTACATCTGTACGTTTCCTGACGTATTATAAATCAGAGATTGTAACTGTAGAGTATTGGAAAGAACTTGCCTTAACCAATGATACCCTTGTTTTCTATATGTCTAAAGGAAATCTTACTCCTCTGGTGGAAAAACTGAAAGCACTTCAGATTTCAGGTGATAAAAAAATTGCAGTCATTGAACAGGCAACAACGCCTTTCCAAAAGGTTTACACGTCATCATTTGATGATTTTAATGAAAAATTCGGAGATAAAACCTTTGCATCTCCTTCTTTAGTTGTGGTTGGCAAAATTGTCAATCTGCATGAAGAATTTTCATGGTTGGAAAATGCCGAGCAGGAAGGTCTTTATTTTAAATCAGTGGAAAACGGAAGTCTCATCCCAACCACTCAAAATTTCTTTGAATATGCTGTCTGA
- a CDS encoding diflavin oxidoreductase: MLSETKLNVLKQISGDLSRDEAIWASGYLAGIAGGSSLTAVLPAQEINTTVQNAVKKITLAYGTETGNSKKLATALATIVKKKGLQVKLADLSQYKPKDLAKEEFFFVVISTQGEGDPPALAKKFYDYIHENEIDLSGLKYGVLALGDSSYPLFCQTGEDVDSRFEILGAQRIIPLKKCDIDYEQEASHWIEHVFETVSKNTDQSQKNVTVPKVSSGRKKYKGKVSAIINLNDITSEKETYHIEIETEEALSYQPGAALGVIPFNAKEIVSEIIALTGIDPQKQVETPKVTASVEELLHKKLNISYLLKSVVAQYAKITGHSIPEVRLSLLDLLRIYPVKNADEFEEILHILTAQAPRLYSISSSPEAHGDTEIHITVAKSEFFIDHQKHNGLCSGFLSEFKEGEEVEFYIQEAGHFKLPEADKDIIMIGPGTGIAPFRSFLWERDATGAEGRNWLFFGDRNFVSDFLYQAELQDFLKTGSLTHLDLAFSRDTNEKVYVQHRLEQKAQEVFYWLEGGASVYVCGAKEPMARDVEQTLLTIIQNEGKRSQEDALTYLEEMELSGRYAKDVY, translated from the coding sequence ATGCTGTCTGAAACTAAATTAAATGTATTAAAACAAATCTCCGGAGACCTTTCCAGAGATGAAGCCATCTGGGCAAGTGGATATCTTGCGGGTATTGCTGGAGGATCATCACTTACGGCCGTTCTTCCAGCACAGGAAATAAATACTACAGTACAAAATGCTGTAAAGAAAATAACATTGGCTTACGGAACAGAAACCGGAAACAGTAAAAAACTAGCTACTGCTCTGGCAACTATTGTTAAGAAAAAAGGACTTCAGGTAAAACTGGCAGACCTTTCCCAATACAAGCCTAAAGATCTGGCGAAAGAAGAATTCTTTTTTGTAGTCATCAGCACTCAGGGAGAAGGCGACCCCCCGGCTCTTGCCAAAAAATTCTATGATTATATTCATGAGAATGAAATTGATCTCAGCGGACTGAAATATGGGGTGCTGGCATTGGGAGACAGCAGTTATCCGCTGTTCTGCCAAACCGGTGAAGATGTAGACTCACGCTTTGAAATACTGGGTGCTCAGCGCATTATTCCATTGAAAAAGTGTGATATAGATTATGAACAGGAGGCTTCCCACTGGATAGAACATGTATTTGAAACAGTCAGTAAAAATACAGATCAAAGTCAAAAAAATGTTACAGTACCCAAAGTTTCTTCCGGAAGAAAGAAATATAAGGGAAAAGTGTCTGCTATCATCAATCTGAACGATATTACCTCAGAAAAAGAAACGTATCATATTGAAATTGAAACAGAAGAAGCGCTTAGTTATCAACCAGGTGCTGCGTTGGGAGTAATCCCTTTCAATGCTAAAGAAATAGTCAGTGAAATTATTGCGCTGACCGGGATTGATCCACAAAAACAGGTAGAAACACCAAAGGTTACAGCTTCTGTTGAAGAACTGTTACATAAAAAACTCAACATCAGCTATTTACTGAAATCTGTTGTTGCTCAATATGCGAAAATAACAGGGCATTCCATTCCGGAAGTCAGATTAAGTCTTCTTGATCTTCTTAGAATTTATCCCGTAAAAAATGCAGATGAATTTGAAGAAATCTTACACATATTAACCGCTCAGGCGCCCCGACTGTATTCCATTTCTTCTTCTCCGGAAGCTCATGGCGATACCGAAATCCATATTACCGTAGCTAAATCAGAATTCTTTATTGATCATCAGAAACACAATGGATTATGCAGTGGCTTTCTGAGTGAATTCAAAGAAGGAGAGGAGGTGGAATTTTATATTCAGGAGGCAGGACACTTCAAACTGCCGGAAGCGGATAAAGATATCATCATGATTGGTCCGGGAACAGGTATTGCACCATTCAGGTCTTTCCTGTGGGAACGTGATGCAACAGGTGCAGAAGGAAGAAACTGGCTGTTTTTCGGGGACAGAAATTTTGTTTCAGATTTCCTTTATCAGGCAGAACTTCAGGATTTTCTTAAAACAGGTAGCTTAACTCATTTAGATCTTGCTTTTTCAAGAGATACGAATGAAAAAGTATATGTTCAGCACAGGCTGGAACAAAAAGCTCAGGAAGTATTTTACTGGCTTGAAGGCGGAGCATCTGTGTATGTATGCGGTGCTAAAGAACCCATGGCCCGTGATGTAGAACAAACGCTTCTCACCATTATACAGAATGAAGGAAAACGCAGCCAAGAAGATGCTTTAACCTATCTGGAAGAAATGGAATTAAGCGGTAGATATGCTAAAGATGTGTATTAA